In uncultured Fibrobacter sp., a single window of DNA contains:
- a CDS encoding alpha/beta hydrolase fold domain-containing protein — translation MKKKIIGAVALSLFFQVSAFAQFGGFGGPQGGGSVPDADKTADVNYVGDGKTYHTLDIYIPKQAKESYPVVIHTYGSAWSSNNMKGSADLSTICAAYAKAGYAVVTPNHRSASDAKYPAQLHDIKAVVRFVRGNAAKYKFDTNFVAVSGFSSGGHLSSLTATTCGLKEGKSGSVTVDLVGDLGEFTSLSSCVDGAVLWSPPTDIYTMNPISMGGSGTMEGAFIGVEREGNKDKWMVASSPYYASDDDPPVIMFHGTSDNIVNIEQSQELYDSLKKHNVVTEFVKVSGGSHGGNVMNSSENLSKAVAFLDKAREAKAAAATVAPPATGDSTTTPPATGDSTTTPPATGDSTTTPPTTTPPATGDSTTTPPTTTPPATGDSTVTAPPATGDSAAALPAMRSVVSGPTTYKVFSLDGTLVMKSSTLNLSRLNPGVYYVVATRAGARQVFRIAKP, via the coding sequence ATGAAAAAGAAAATTATCGGGGCGGTGGCTCTATCCTTATTTTTCCAGGTTTCCGCATTCGCCCAATTTGGCGGTTTCGGAGGCCCTCAGGGTGGCGGCAGTGTTCCAGATGCCGACAAGACTGCCGACGTGAACTACGTGGGTGACGGAAAAACCTATCATACGCTGGACATTTATATTCCCAAGCAGGCTAAGGAATCGTATCCGGTGGTCATCCACACATACGGCAGTGCTTGGAGCAGCAATAACATGAAAGGCTCCGCGGACTTGAGCACCATCTGTGCGGCTTATGCCAAGGCGGGCTACGCTGTGGTGACTCCGAACCATCGTTCGGCAAGCGATGCCAAGTATCCGGCGCAACTGCACGACATCAAGGCCGTGGTGCGCTTCGTCCGCGGCAATGCGGCCAAGTACAAGTTTGACACGAATTTTGTGGCCGTGTCCGGGTTCTCTTCGGGCGGTCACCTTTCTAGCCTTACTGCGACGACCTGCGGCCTGAAGGAAGGTAAGTCCGGCTCGGTGACGGTTGACCTGGTCGGTGACCTCGGCGAGTTCACTTCGCTTAGCAGCTGCGTTGACGGTGCAGTGCTCTGGTCTCCTCCGACCGACATCTACACGATGAATCCCATCAGTATGGGCGGCTCTGGAACAATGGAAGGTGCCTTTATCGGCGTGGAACGCGAAGGCAACAAGGACAAGTGGATGGTCGCCAGTTCGCCTTACTACGCAAGCGACGACGATCCTCCGGTAATTATGTTCCACGGTACGTCCGATAACATCGTCAACATCGAACAGAGCCAGGAACTCTACGATTCCCTCAAGAAGCACAATGTGGTAACGGAATTTGTCAAGGTCTCGGGGGGCTCCCATGGCGGCAACGTGATGAACTCGTCCGAGAATTTGAGCAAGGCTGTTGCCTTCCTGGACAAGGCCCGCGAAGCCAAGGCTGCTGCCGCGACGGTGGCTCCTCCTGCAACGGGTGACTCTACGACGACTCCGCCGGCAACAGGTGATTCCACGACAACGCCTCCTGCAACAGGTGATTCCACGACGACTCCGCCCACGACAACGCCTCCTGCGACGGGTGATTCTACGACGACTCCGCCGACGACAACGCCGCCAGCAACGGGCGATTCTACGGTGACGGCTCCTCCTGCAACGGGCGATTCTGCTGCTGCACTCCCCGCCATGCGCTCTGTCGTTTCCGGTCCGACTACGTACAAAGTATTCTCGCTTGACGGAACGCTCGTGATGAAATCCTCCACGCTCAATCTTTCGCGCTTGAATCCCGGCGTTTACTACGTCGTGGCGACTCGTGCCGGAGCGCGTCAGGTGTTCCGCATTGCGAAGCCGTAA
- a CDS encoding DUF4823 domain-containing protein: MKKIILFGLFSLIAMLATGCTASYQNGFMQNTSHQYVPSRILLITPANGTFEGTEYPTSGNDVITILSKELSRYTQTTSVIPTPVPVQNLDDNTLQQFDYIIAPQILHWEDRFTGWSFKPDRIEIRFDIYDNQRQLIDSYWVKARSAYIVWFSKQPKSLLPVPIRTMLKKMFSNAKK, translated from the coding sequence ATGAAAAAAATAATCCTATTCGGACTTTTCTCCCTAATTGCCATGCTCGCCACCGGATGTACGGCATCGTACCAAAATGGGTTCATGCAAAATACAAGCCATCAATACGTTCCTTCAAGAATCCTCTTGATTACCCCGGCAAACGGCACCTTCGAAGGCACCGAATACCCGACTTCCGGTAACGACGTCATCACAATCCTCTCCAAGGAACTGAGCAGGTACACCCAAACCACTTCGGTTATCCCGACCCCTGTCCCGGTACAGAATCTCGATGACAACACCCTGCAACAATTCGACTACATCATTGCTCCGCAGATCTTACACTGGGAAGACCGCTTCACGGGATGGTCGTTTAAGCCGGACCGCATCGAAATTCGATTCGACATATACGATAACCAGCGCCAACTCATCGATTCTTACTGGGTCAAGGCCCGCAGCGCATACATCGTTTGGTTTAGCAAGCAGCCCAAATCCCTGTTGCCAGTTCCAATCAGGACCATGCTGAAGAAAATGTTCAGCAATGCAAAAAAATAG
- the rseP gene encoding RIP metalloprotease RseP, whose amino-acid sequence MMESVFSNVLMFVLGLVGLSFLVTIHELGHFMVAKWNNVKVNTFSIGFGKKLLRYRHGETEYCLSAIPFGGYVAMAGENPDKIKDGELPDERDFVAKSVGARAAIAFAGPFINIAFAFVLLMLLYMVGVQEPATNELIVGFVGKDSPAAVAGIVPGDTITEINGKATQGWDDFREQIGVSLGAEVPLTVHRGGEPLTLTVIPEELVIPSQDSAGSEIKMGIGDIGIYPRNRVMVRLPPVAGSAAEKAGILLNDTIFEINGEHISRYEDVVRIIDGSKGEPVNITVIRAGDTLTKTLSAVYNEEHKRYMVGIQMGYVLFRETKVVRRGPVEAFTKTCATSWKMTTSIFRYFKRMFQGQVKVDAFSGPVSIVAVMGNVWMSGFQEFLMLLALISINLGVMNLLPLAITDGGLLMFLGIEKLRGKPLSTKTQSIIQNVAAVFFISFFVFITILDFSKLSLFLK is encoded by the coding sequence ATGATGGAATCTGTCTTTAGCAACGTCTTGATGTTTGTCCTCGGCCTGGTGGGGTTGAGTTTTTTGGTGACGATTCATGAACTTGGGCATTTTATGGTGGCCAAGTGGAACAATGTCAAGGTGAATACCTTCAGCATCGGGTTCGGCAAGAAACTGCTCCGTTATCGCCATGGAGAGACTGAATACTGCCTTTCGGCCATCCCGTTCGGGGGCTACGTCGCGATGGCGGGGGAGAACCCTGACAAAATCAAGGATGGCGAACTTCCCGACGAGCGCGATTTTGTGGCCAAGTCCGTGGGCGCGCGCGCGGCGATTGCTTTTGCGGGCCCGTTCATTAACATTGCATTTGCGTTTGTCTTGCTGATGCTGCTTTACATGGTGGGTGTGCAGGAACCAGCGACAAATGAACTCATCGTGGGTTTTGTGGGCAAGGATTCTCCGGCTGCTGTGGCTGGCATTGTCCCTGGCGATACCATCACCGAAATCAACGGCAAGGCCACCCAGGGTTGGGACGATTTCCGCGAACAGATTGGCGTGAGCCTTGGGGCCGAAGTTCCCCTGACGGTACATCGTGGCGGCGAACCGCTGACCTTGACGGTTATTCCCGAAGAGCTTGTGATTCCCTCGCAAGATTCCGCCGGTTCCGAAATCAAGATGGGTATCGGCGATATCGGTATCTATCCTAGGAACCGCGTGATGGTGCGTCTCCCGCCTGTGGCAGGTTCCGCTGCGGAGAAGGCCGGAATCCTTTTGAACGATACGATTTTTGAAATCAACGGCGAACACATTTCCCGCTACGAAGACGTTGTTCGCATTATCGACGGCAGCAAGGGCGAACCCGTGAACATTACCGTCATCCGTGCGGGCGATACGCTCACCAAGACGCTCAGCGCTGTGTATAACGAAGAACACAAGCGTTACATGGTCGGCATCCAGATGGGTTATGTGCTATTCCGCGAGACAAAAGTCGTGCGCCGTGGCCCCGTCGAGGCGTTCACCAAGACGTGCGCCACCAGCTGGAAAATGACCACGAGCATCTTCCGCTATTTCAAGCGTATGTTCCAGGGGCAAGTGAAGGTCGATGCGTTCTCTGGCCCGGTCTCCATTGTCGCTGTGATGGGTAACGTGTGGATGAGCGGCTTCCAAGAATTTTTGATGTTGCTTGCTCTCATCAGCATCAACCTGGGCGTAATGAACTTACTCCCGCTTGCGATTACCGATGGTGGCCTCCTGATGTTCCTCGGGATCGAGAAGTTGCGCGGCAAACCGCTTTCTACCAAGACGCAGAGCATTATCCAGAATGTCGCTGCGGTATTCTTTATCAGCTTCTTCGTGTTTATCACGATACTTGACTTCAGCAAGCTTTCGCTGTTCCTGAAGTAA
- a CDS encoding glycoside hydrolase family 9 protein — protein MDSKNVILVMASAVATCVPAAFAATAYINQVGYRPADPKELSLVEGSGDVVIQDASGKTVLTATPKAASVWDASGQNVQLVDFSELKEPGKYSVKVGGNVLREDLVVKEETYKDVFKAAAKWFYYQRASLALEEQYAGQWKRAAGHLDENVPFHNSTGANGSIKSPKGWYDAGDYGKYIVNSGITTYTLLSLYEHFPEYFKGLKWNIPADGQLPDLLAEIKWNLDWMLTMQASDGTVYHKLTALGFPGDVMPAQDSDARYVIGKSAEAALDFAGVMALASRVYKPFDASYATTCLEAAKKAYTWASANMNVHFTANPAGVSTGTYEGSDASDEKLFAGVELAITTGDASYKQSGSSANISYWGDMSGIATYGKATHASVFSDAAEAKQKLLSTADKFVERTQSGFGVVMSKEDFVWGSNAAASNQGIWLLHAYYLTGDQKYYTAAVQALNYLLGKNPLDMSFVTGFGTKSPMMPHHRPSTADGVTEPVPGMLVGGPQPGGEDVGSAAEWKCADYRTGFAATAYTDQRCSYATNEVAINWNAPLAYLAGALEALNAGYAPEFAAEGVSRNSGKAPESSASGERSSSSAMPVSSSTNGSVVVAPTAKVLDTPAVVRKNGSKLFVEKGGLRFDLMGNRIR, from the coding sequence TTGGATAGCAAGAATGTCATTCTGGTTATGGCTTCGGCAGTCGCAACTTGCGTACCGGCTGCCTTTGCGGCCACAGCCTATATAAATCAGGTCGGTTATCGCCCCGCTGACCCGAAGGAACTTTCCTTAGTCGAAGGTTCCGGTGACGTTGTTATCCAAGACGCTTCCGGGAAAACGGTGCTCACGGCAACTCCGAAGGCCGCATCGGTATGGGATGCTAGTGGCCAGAACGTGCAGCTTGTCGATTTTTCCGAGCTCAAGGAACCCGGTAAATATAGCGTGAAGGTGGGCGGGAACGTACTCCGCGAGGACCTCGTCGTGAAAGAGGAAACCTACAAGGATGTATTCAAGGCTGCTGCCAAGTGGTTCTACTACCAGCGTGCGTCTTTGGCCCTCGAAGAACAGTACGCGGGGCAGTGGAAACGTGCTGCAGGACACTTGGACGAGAATGTGCCGTTCCACAATTCCACGGGGGCGAATGGTTCCATCAAAAGCCCGAAGGGCTGGTACGATGCCGGCGATTACGGCAAGTACATTGTGAACTCTGGAATCACCACCTACACGCTTCTCTCTTTGTATGAACATTTCCCGGAATATTTCAAAGGGCTCAAATGGAATATCCCTGCAGACGGGCAACTCCCGGATCTCCTTGCCGAAATCAAGTGGAACCTGGACTGGATGCTTACCATGCAGGCGAGCGACGGTACGGTCTATCACAAGCTGACCGCACTCGGTTTCCCTGGCGATGTGATGCCGGCGCAAGATTCCGATGCTCGTTATGTTATCGGGAAGAGCGCCGAGGCGGCACTTGATTTTGCAGGAGTGATGGCGCTTGCTTCACGCGTCTACAAACCGTTCGATGCAAGCTATGCCACCACGTGCCTAGAGGCGGCCAAGAAGGCATACACGTGGGCTTCTGCGAACATGAATGTGCATTTCACGGCGAATCCTGCCGGAGTGTCGACGGGTACCTACGAGGGGAGCGATGCCAGCGACGAAAAGCTTTTCGCCGGGGTAGAACTCGCGATAACGACAGGGGATGCCTCTTACAAGCAGTCGGGCTCTTCGGCCAACATATCTTATTGGGGCGACATGTCGGGCATTGCGACTTACGGCAAGGCGACACACGCTTCTGTGTTCAGCGATGCTGCGGAGGCAAAGCAGAAATTGCTCTCTACGGCCGATAAGTTTGTCGAACGCACCCAGAGTGGGTTCGGTGTGGTCATGAGCAAAGAAGACTTTGTCTGGGGTTCCAACGCTGCGGCCTCGAACCAGGGCATTTGGCTTCTGCACGCTTATTACTTGACTGGCGACCAGAAGTATTATACCGCTGCGGTCCAAGCTCTCAACTACCTTCTGGGCAAAAACCCGCTAGACATGTCGTTCGTGACGGGGTTCGGGACAAAATCCCCGATGATGCCGCACCATCGCCCGAGTACGGCGGATGGAGTGACAGAACCCGTGCCCGGCATGCTTGTGGGTGGCCCGCAGCCTGGCGGCGAAGACGTGGGCTCTGCTGCCGAATGGAAGTGTGCTGACTACAGGACCGGTTTTGCCGCGACAGCCTATACCGACCAGCGTTGCAGCTATGCGACGAACGAGGTGGCCATCAATTGGAATGCTCCGCTGGCCTACCTTGCGGGGGCGCTCGAGGCGCTCAATGCCGGATATGCGCCAGAGTTTGCTGCTGAAGGTGTATCACGGAATTCGGGGAAGGCTCCGGAATCGAGTGCTTCGGGAGAACGGTCCAGTTCGTCTGCGATGCCGGTTTCGAGTAGCACCAATGGCTCTGTGGTTGTCGCTCCAACCGCAAAGGTACTCGACACCCCTGCGGTTGTGCGCAAGAATGGCAGCAAGCTGTTCGTGGAAAAAGGCGGCCTCCGTTTCGACCTCATGGGTAACAGGATCCGCTAG
- a CDS encoding LlaJI family restriction endonuclease yields MYKLNEICTCEAKANSKDEFVGIRCEKNAEGKLETHIFFPLGYFADDKTLSETPEEELRECIANLFSVLSDESLQDPHQDSRFSSAPAEPEEAQFPMTAYLNVIRHYLDFGYMTEKEFFHKKGAHGKVNWNRTIKETNPIVTDENNLVYLDLISRKINYNEDTLITLVHKFCVHDAFCRLGFLFGIEPTEKPLLDFDYDLFCSVIHSKLAKTFNDRDLRLLSDLARIIEFLAQKQTHDGETAKDFYFGINKFASVWEAMVNKIFGTVSLEDKRNYYNPHCMWIDETTNKPEKYEEDAEGDPNEKKRSTLRPDTIMINESGVFILDSKYYKFGHTQNKQHLPGADSVCKQMAYAEYIINKKEAEPFSDDTYNAFIMPYCAKANRWKGPDEGAEMHHMRRVGHILGDWKNGQQNYHKIVCILLDTQSVMRNYSASIRAQKKLANLITSGTAKAC; encoded by the coding sequence ATGTATAAATTAAACGAAATCTGCACCTGCGAAGCCAAGGCGAATTCAAAAGATGAATTCGTCGGAATCCGCTGCGAAAAGAATGCAGAAGGCAAACTAGAAACCCATATCTTTTTCCCATTGGGCTATTTTGCAGACGACAAAACCTTGAGCGAAACACCCGAAGAAGAACTCCGCGAATGTATCGCAAATCTATTTTCGGTTCTCTCCGACGAATCCTTACAAGACCCCCACCAAGATTCACGTTTCTCTTCGGCACCCGCAGAACCCGAAGAAGCCCAATTCCCCATGACGGCTTATTTAAACGTCATTCGTCATTATCTTGATTTTGGATACATGACAGAAAAAGAATTTTTCCATAAAAAAGGGGCTCATGGGAAAGTGAATTGGAACCGTACAATCAAAGAAACAAATCCCATCGTCACAGACGAAAACAACCTCGTCTATCTTGACCTGATTTCTCGAAAAATCAATTACAACGAAGATACGCTTATCACACTCGTCCACAAGTTTTGCGTTCACGACGCCTTCTGTCGGCTTGGATTCTTATTCGGCATAGAACCCACCGAAAAGCCGTTACTTGATTTTGACTACGACTTGTTCTGTAGCGTAATCCATTCCAAGTTGGCAAAAACATTCAACGACCGCGATTTGCGCCTGCTTTCCGATTTGGCCCGGATTATTGAATTCCTTGCCCAAAAACAGACACATGATGGCGAGACCGCAAAAGATTTTTACTTTGGCATAAACAAGTTTGCATCTGTTTGGGAGGCCATGGTCAATAAAATTTTCGGGACCGTTTCTCTTGAAGATAAACGCAACTATTATAATCCGCACTGTATGTGGATAGACGAAACAACAAACAAGCCCGAAAAATACGAAGAAGATGCCGAAGGCGATCCCAACGAAAAGAAGCGTTCCACATTGCGCCCCGACACCATCATGATAAACGAATCCGGTGTTTTCATTCTTGATTCCAAATATTACAAGTTCGGGCACACCCAAAACAAGCAACACCTACCTGGTGCCGATTCCGTATGCAAACAAATGGCCTATGCCGAATACATAATCAACAAAAAAGAAGCGGAGCCCTTCTCGGACGACACATACAATGCCTTTATAATGCCATATTGCGCAAAAGCCAACCGGTGGAAAGGCCCTGACGAAGGAGCCGAGATGCACCACATGCGGCGTGTTGGGCATATTCTCGGGGACTGGAAAAACGGGCAGCAGAATTACCACAAAATCGTTTGCATTCTCCTAGACACACAATCGGTTATGCGTAACTATTCTGCATCCATCAGGGCACAGAAAAAACTGGCGAACCTGATTACTTCAGGAACAGCGAAAGCTTGCTGA